One region of Zingiber officinale cultivar Zhangliang chromosome 7B, Zo_v1.1, whole genome shotgun sequence genomic DNA includes:
- the LOC122003618 gene encoding uncharacterized protein LOC122003618, translating to MASATPISPPSLLSSSAASKLRLTPPPTAAFPSSRRTRPASRPVTVVAAIGEVSSNSTTFLVAGAIAVGLIGTAFPILFARKDICPECDGAGFIRRSEVALRANAARKDEAQIVCPNCNGLGKLRQVDK from the exons ATGGCTTCTGCAACTCCCATTTCTCCTCCCTCCCTGCTCTCCTCCTCCGCCGCCTCCAAGCTTCGCCTGACTCCACCGCCGACCGCCGCCTTCCCTTCCTCCAGAAGAACGCGGCCCGCTTCCCGACCGGTGACGGTGGTCGCGGCCATCGGAGAGGTATCCTCCAACAGCACCACCTTCCTGGTGGCCGGAGCCATCGCCGTGGGGCTCATCGGCACTGCGTTTCCAATTCTGTTCGCTCGCAAAGACAT ATGCCCGGAGTGCGACGGAGCAGGATTTATACGGCGGTCGGAGGTGGCGCTGAGGGCGAACGCGGCGAGGAAAGATGAAGCTCAAATAGTTTGCCCTAATTGTAATGGCCTGGGGAAACTGAGGCAAGTCGACAAGTAG